A single genomic interval of Rosistilla ulvae harbors:
- a CDS encoding outer membrane protein assembly factor BamB family protein: MITNTSQLTRPCLVGLFVCGLLAVACVADDWPSLRGPQHDGSAAIDDGELSSGPLQLKVVWKHPVGSGYSGVVKSGGLLVSAMADVEADQEYVFAMSTETGETLWKTPTGKVMIGANGSFDGPVATPAADDVRAYHLSPHGILTAYALEDGSVVWQHDLKKEYSAASNVYGFGASPIVHAGMLILPVGSDDSAVMGFDAATGEVKWKAGKDGVAFQSAVPVQVDGKSVVLVAGNTTLFAIEPTTGKVIWSRPHGGASAVLPVPLPGSGLFINDMRDGSTSLNLQSNGATERWSGRNIRNSYCVPVISGGLLCSYSSRFLVAVDPETGDQRWRTRSPSNGFLATVAGRLVVATIDGSLHIGDVSEDGYDEVTKVQVFEKGDDGTDGLMWALPSIAGRSIYLRSLGAIARIDIEPGTRAESVAAEGSQVSPGFASFLKTVDASDNKQAVIDSYLKDKSLPLIDGDFVHFILQGDYTDVAVASELFGMRQERVMQRVDGTKLFYFGVRIPDATRLSYVFYADYQPVLDPVSDRHVTSSLVAGEMEPIFRKAKSSLELSWFDKGNVVDEAAIDVDVSSDKPAGSIDETQLQSDELNQTVDLSIYLPPNYSESKDRYPVVYVHDGKSAMQSGNQVAIIDRLIQSKTVRPAVVVFIDKRFYPMQGAKGYAEFFAKELIPMIDREYRTSADRKDRASLSGGFGASLALMATLPVSDQIGSVGCHSLFAFEMMHPMFQQLAQLPNERCRVLVQRSRYEFRNPAENWNMGLQAVNVAKILADGGHDVTTEATATGSDWVSWRTQSPRMWKFLLER, from the coding sequence ATGATCACCAACACAAGTCAGCTAACACGTCCCTGCCTGGTTGGACTATTTGTCTGCGGGCTGCTTGCGGTTGCATGCGTCGCGGATGACTGGCCTTCGCTTCGCGGGCCGCAGCACGACGGTTCGGCGGCAATCGACGATGGGGAACTATCCAGCGGTCCATTGCAATTGAAGGTTGTTTGGAAACATCCGGTCGGCAGTGGCTATTCCGGTGTCGTGAAATCGGGTGGCCTGCTGGTATCTGCGATGGCAGATGTGGAAGCCGACCAGGAATACGTCTTTGCGATGTCTACAGAAACTGGGGAGACGCTTTGGAAAACGCCGACCGGGAAGGTCATGATCGGGGCGAACGGATCGTTCGACGGTCCGGTGGCAACACCTGCCGCAGATGATGTTCGCGCCTATCACCTTTCACCGCACGGCATCCTGACGGCGTATGCATTGGAAGATGGGAGCGTGGTTTGGCAGCACGACTTGAAGAAAGAATATTCCGCGGCCTCAAACGTCTACGGATTTGGAGCGTCGCCGATCGTGCACGCCGGCATGTTGATCCTCCCCGTTGGATCCGACGACAGCGCTGTGATGGGATTCGACGCAGCGACGGGCGAAGTCAAATGGAAAGCGGGCAAAGATGGCGTCGCCTTCCAGTCCGCCGTACCGGTTCAGGTCGATGGGAAGTCGGTAGTACTCGTCGCAGGGAACACGACGCTGTTCGCCATCGAACCAACCACAGGAAAAGTCATTTGGTCCCGACCGCACGGCGGAGCCTCAGCTGTGCTTCCGGTTCCGCTGCCCGGTTCAGGACTCTTTATTAATGACATGCGAGATGGCTCCACCAGCCTGAACCTTCAATCCAACGGGGCCACCGAGCGCTGGTCGGGACGCAACATTCGCAACTCCTATTGTGTGCCGGTCATCTCGGGCGGGCTGCTCTGTTCGTATTCCTCCCGTTTCCTCGTCGCCGTCGATCCCGAGACAGGGGACCAACGATGGCGAACCCGATCGCCCAGCAACGGTTTCCTCGCGACCGTCGCCGGAAGGTTAGTTGTTGCCACGATCGATGGCTCGCTGCACATCGGCGACGTTTCCGAAGATGGCTACGACGAAGTGACGAAGGTGCAAGTCTTTGAAAAGGGTGACGATGGAACCGATGGACTGATGTGGGCCTTACCTTCGATCGCGGGCCGTTCGATCTACCTGCGCAGCCTCGGCGCGATCGCTCGGATCGATATCGAACCGGGAACGCGAGCCGAATCGGTCGCCGCCGAAGGGTCGCAGGTGTCGCCTGGTTTCGCATCGTTCTTGAAAACCGTCGACGCATCGGACAACAAACAAGCGGTCATCGACAGCTATTTGAAAGACAAGTCGCTGCCGCTGATCGACGGCGATTTCGTCCACTTCATCCTGCAAGGCGACTACACCGATGTTGCCGTGGCAAGCGAACTGTTTGGAATGCGGCAAGAACGGGTGATGCAACGCGTCGATGGAACCAAGTTGTTCTATTTTGGAGTCCGCATCCCCGACGCAACGCGGCTTTCGTACGTCTTTTATGCCGACTACCAACCGGTGCTCGATCCGGTGTCGGATCGTCACGTCACCAGCAGTCTGGTCGCGGGCGAGATGGAGCCGATCTTCCGGAAGGCCAAGTCGTCGCTTGAACTTTCCTGGTTCGACAAAGGGAACGTCGTCGATGAAGCCGCAATCGACGTCGACGTCTCGAGCGACAAGCCCGCTGGCTCGATAGATGAGACACAATTGCAAAGCGACGAACTGAACCAGACGGTCGACCTTTCGATCTATCTGCCCCCCAACTATTCGGAATCGAAGGACCGCTACCCCGTCGTCTATGTCCACGATGGCAAATCCGCCATGCAAAGTGGCAACCAAGTGGCGATCATCGATCGCTTGATTCAATCGAAAACGGTTCGTCCGGCAGTGGTTGTTTTCATCGACAAGCGGTTCTATCCGATGCAAGGAGCGAAGGGCTATGCCGAGTTCTTTGCCAAAGAGCTGATTCCGATGATCGATCGCGAATACCGCACCTCCGCTGACCGAAAGGACCGCGCGAGCCTGAGCGGCGGATTTGGTGCGTCGCTCGCGCTGATGGCCACGCTTCCGGTAAGCGATCAAATTGGATCGGTGGGATGCCATTCCCTGTTCGCGTTTGAAATGATGCATCCGATGTTCCAGCAACTCGCCCAATTACCGAACGAGCGATGCAGGGTTCTTGTGCAGAGGAGTCGCTATGAATTCCGCAACCCAGCGGAGAACTGGAACATGGGCCTCCAGGCTGTGAATGTCGCAAAGATCCTCGCCGACGGCGGACACGACGTCACGACCGAAGCCACCGCCACCGGTAGCGACTGGGTCAGTTGGCGGACACAGTCGCCACGAATGTGGAAGTTCTTGCTGGAACGATGA
- a CDS encoding YHYH protein produces MISTFRFSLGFAVAMLVPLSVSAHEWHQHHSHHHSTDQHSHATNNHSDQRDHSQSSQPEVQRAIEQINTSPQYILIGTTLVSTQNDEPAIAQHFKKFDDLKVRWDANTLFVESNGLPDHNMMVGIRSWQQQVPLPQPFTGNNAWQIPLHPKLADKPISAKDNLYRGAIALAVNGVPIFNALNNRGDDAFLAGELDEFGGHCGRGDDYHYHVAPVHLQKIVGPGNPIAFALDGFPIYGLTEADGSPVGKLDEFNGQFDPQGRYHYHATTTYPYINGGMRGVVTVRGDQIEPQPRDSPLRPALQPLRGATITDFKTSKEQSVLTYRLRGQTGTVTYSPVDSETWKFIYKEPDGKTRTETYKRRPHQDDRRGGGPPPPRPDDRRPPRRG; encoded by the coding sequence ATGATATCGACGTTTCGATTCTCGCTCGGTTTCGCGGTCGCGATGCTTGTTCCACTCTCCGTGTCGGCGCACGAATGGCATCAGCACCACAGTCACCATCATTCAACTGACCAGCATTCGCACGCCACAAACAACCATTCCGATCAACGCGATCATTCCCAGTCCTCTCAGCCCGAGGTTCAACGGGCGATCGAGCAAATCAATACATCGCCTCAATACATTCTGATCGGGACGACATTGGTGAGCACCCAAAACGACGAGCCAGCGATTGCCCAACACTTTAAGAAATTTGACGACTTGAAGGTTCGCTGGGATGCCAACACCCTTTTTGTCGAATCCAATGGCCTGCCGGACCACAACATGATGGTTGGGATTCGATCTTGGCAACAACAAGTTCCACTGCCGCAACCTTTCACCGGCAACAACGCCTGGCAGATTCCGCTGCATCCCAAGTTGGCTGATAAACCGATCTCCGCGAAAGACAATCTCTATCGTGGAGCGATCGCGTTGGCAGTCAACGGAGTCCCGATCTTTAATGCACTCAACAACCGCGGGGACGATGCCTTTCTCGCTGGCGAGCTGGATGAATTCGGAGGCCACTGCGGCAGAGGCGACGACTACCACTATCACGTCGCTCCGGTTCACCTCCAGAAAATTGTGGGCCCCGGCAATCCGATCGCCTTCGCCTTGGATGGCTTTCCGATCTACGGATTGACCGAGGCCGATGGTTCTCCCGTCGGCAAGCTGGACGAGTTCAATGGCCAATTTGATCCCCAGGGGCGATATCACTATCATGCCACGACGACGTATCCTTATATCAACGGCGGGATGCGAGGTGTCGTGACGGTTCGCGGCGATCAGATCGAACCACAACCGCGCGACTCACCGCTACGTCCCGCTTTGCAACCGTTGCGCGGCGCGACGATCACCGATTTTAAGACGTCAAAAGAACAATCCGTGTTGACGTATCGGCTGCGGGGCCAAACCGGAACAGTCACCTATTCGCCCGTCGATTCGGAGACATGGAAGTTCATCTACAAGGAACCCG